Genomic DNA from Candidatus Nitrosopumilus koreensis AR1:
GACCTAACCGCGAGAAAAAATTAGTTCTCTTTACCTTGTATGCTGTATCTCTAATATGGCACAAATCCAAAAAATGGGAGGTCCATACACAAAGAAGGAACAAGAGATTCGAAAAAACAAAGTCTTTGAACTGCATTTTGAGAAAGGACATTCTGCAGTGCAAATTGCAAAAATGCTTGATGTCAACAGAAACACAATCAACAAAGACATTGAATCTTGGTATTTAGAAATACATGATGACCAATCAAATACCAACAAAAATTGGTTTGATAAACAACTGCTAAGATTAGAGTCGCAACGTGCTAGATTGCAAGAATGTCTTGTAGATGGACTATCCTCCAAAGAACGATTGCAGATTGAAAAGAGTATTACTCATATTGATTTGAGTATTGCATCTTTGATCGTAAAAATTGAGACGTCTAAAAAATACAAAAACCTGTAATTTTTAGATCTCTCTTTTCTTTTTTTATACTAACTGATAGTTTTTTGTTACTGTGGCTATTCAAATAAACTTCAATTAGTTTGACACTAACCGAAGTTCGTTAAAACACTGACAAATCAAACATTACATTTCAACTGAAATGTAAACTAAAGATGTATCATGTGTATGAATAAGTATGCTCTTCAAAATCATTACATCTTTCATATGGTACATTGTTGTGACTGATATTTGAAGACTTTCACAGTTACAGAGTAACTCAAGTATGAAAAATAAACTGGACATTCCAACTGTAAAGTAAAGTTTAATGTAATTTTGATAGATGTTTAACGATTTTCGATAAAATCCATCATTGGTTTTGATGAATTAATTTAACATCTTATTCAATCAATATTGCAGGTTTGAACGGCCTTGCATGTCTTGCCTTTCCCTTTGGATCGTAAATGTCAGAATCAGATTCTGAATAAATTGTAATGTCCACTCCAAACTCTTTCTTTCCAATACTAATCAACTCTGACTTTAGGAACTCTTTTTCATCAAAGGATTCAGCTTCAAGCTTCATCTTTTTGATTGATTCTGATTCTGAATGCAAGTCCTTGATTGTTTTCTGCACATAATCTGGCATCTTTTTGGCATCAACAGTTTCAGGATCTGCAATCAATTCTTTCATGACAACTCCCATGTTGTTCTGACCTCCTACCATTATTCCTAGCATCTTGCGATAGATTTTGGATTTTGTCTCATCTGAATTTACGTAAATTACAATCTTTTGCGGGGTAATTTTGGTAACCTTGAGAATGTTTGCAATGTCGTCTATTGTTGATTTCAGTAACTCTTCAGCTTGAATTGCAGTGGCATCAATTTTTTCTGCAGAAAATTCTGGCCAAGATGATTTTGATACTGGTTCTGTATTTTCCAATTTCTCCCACATCTCTTCTGCTACATGTGGTGCAAATGGGGACAACATTGCAACTCGCACTGAATTTATTTGGTGCAAAATTCCAGAGACATCTTCACGTCCTTTGGCTTGAACTCTCTTGGAATACCAGCTCAGGTCAGTCTCAAATGTAAACAAGATATCATGTAGTGCCTCTCTCAATCGCATTTTTTCTACTGCTTCTGTAACTTCTGCAATCTTGCTCTGAGTTTTAGATAAAATCCACCTGTCTTCTGCCTGCAATTCACCAATGGTATTCTTTTTGAGCCTAGAACACTCCTCTAAAAGCGATTCAAGCTTGCTTTGAATCCCTGAGACTGATTCCATGTTAAAATCAGCATCCTGCAACAGTTCAGCTGATGATATTATTGCCAACCTGATTGGGTCTGCCCCATGATCTCGGATTGCAGTACGTAACGGAATGATGTTTCCCATGCTCTTTGACATTTTAGCTCCATCCATCATCACACTACCATTGACAACAATCTCTTGCGGCCATAGTTTCTTTTCAAATATTGCAACATGATTAAGTACAAAAAATGACAAGTGGTTCTGAACCAAATCTCGACCAGAATGACGCGAATCAACTGGATAAAAGTACGTGAACTCTTTTTTCATTAGATTAATCATATCTTCAGAAAGTTTTGATGTACTTGCAGCTAGGGATGCATCACCCTTGTCTAGCAAAACATAATCAAAGAATTCTTTTGTAAGATTCTCAGGAGTAGCTGTTCCATCATTTACAAATCGTGAAATTGTATAATATGCCATGTAAATTACACTGTCAGACAAGCTCTCAACAATCCAGTCCTTGTCCCATGGAAGTTTAGTTCCAAGTCCCTGTTGTCTTGCACAAGCTCGCTCATGCAACCAATCAATTACCTCGACAAACTCTGTCTTGATATTGTTAGGAAGGATGTTCATCTCATCTAAACAGTTTCTAGCTAATTCTTTCCATGACTCATCACCATAATTCAAAAACCACTGGTTGTTGAGTATCTTGACAACACATTCAGCTCCGCAACGACATCTAACAGGAGCATTCTCTAGCACTGGGAATTTTTCTAGAAAATTGTTCTCTTGCAACCATGCTCTGATTTTGTCACGACCAAACTGCACCTTCTCTCCATCAAACTGACCGCACTTGTCGTTGAGTTTTCCATCTGTAAACTCTTTGAGGTACAACTCTTTGGTGGCTTCTTCTAGCTTGTCATCAGATTGGTCAGAGATTCCCATCTTCTCTACAATGTCTTTTGCTGGAATGGAACCATATCCTTCTGTAGTAATAATTGGAATGGGCTCTAATTTTGAGGCTAGATCGTGTCCTTTGCCCTTCAAATCCATCAATGCCTGATAGTCTTTAGGGGCATGAGCAGGAACTGACATTACAAGTCCGGTACCCATGCTGGGCTCTACAAAGTCCGCAGGCAATATTGGAATCTCTCGCCCGTCATGGTTTTTTGCGTATTTTCCAATGATGTCGGCACCTGAAATCTCGCCAATCTCAGTTACCTCTTTTTCAAAGAATGAAATTTTCTTTGCACATTGTTCTGATACTATCCATGTTTCATCATCTACTTTGACTTTTTTGTAAACAGTATTTGGATTGACCCAGAGATTGGTAATGCCAAAGATTGTCTCAGGACGCAGTGTTGTAATTGGAAAGATAAATTCATCAAACTTGAATTTTATCAAAAAGTTCTTATCATCAATCTTTGGCTCCACGTCTCCCATTGTATCGTGCTGCGATACTGGGTTTTGATCAACAGGACACCATCCAACCGGATGACTTCCCTGAATGATTCTCCCGCTTTCTTTTAGTGTTGTAATTTGCCACTCGATAAACTTTTGATAACCTGGAACTATAGTAGTAAACTCTCGTCTCCAATCAATGGAATAACCCATCTCAATCATGCCAGACTTTATCTCTTCATGAAAATAGTCTGCAATCTTTATTGGCTCAACAAATGTCTTTATTGCATCTTCTGGAACATGGTAGATGTTTCTCAATCCATCCAGAATTTCTTTTTCTCCTGCTTCGATTCTTTTTGCCATGCCAAGCACCGGAGTTCCAGTATAATGAAATCCCATTGGGAATAATACGTTGTATCCTTTCATCCTGTAGAATCTTGCATGGACATCAGCTAGTGTGTATGTTCTGCCGTGTCCGATGTGTTGCGGTGAGTTTGGATACGGATATGCTACTGTGATGAATTTTTTTGGTTTGTCATTTGGGTTTGTCTCAAAGTCTTTGTTCTCTTGCCACTTGCTTCTCCATTTACTTTCAATTTCTGTCCAGTTAACCGTCATTATATCATCCTAAAATCATTGATTTTGCTTTGGCTATTGCCTCGTCTTTTTTAGATGTGTCTTTTCCTCCACCTTGTGCAAATTTGGCATCTCCTCCTCCAGAACCGCCCAAAATTGAGGCTACCTCTCGTGCAATGTCGCCTGCATTTACGCCTGAATTAGATCCTGTGTAGACCATCACTCTAACTGTGGGACCAGCTTCGAAGATTCCACAAAATGCAGCAGAATCATCTTTGCCAACCAGTTTCTTGCCAAAGTTCTGGTGGAAATAATCATCATAATCAGGACTGGCTGTAAAACACAATTTTCCCTTTGTATGTATGCCGTCAGACTCTACTGATTCTCCAGCCAGAATCTTTTCTAGCAGTACGGGAATCTTTTCTCTGGCCTTTGCCTTGTTTTCTTCACGTTGTTTTTCTAGTTGCTCTTTTTGTTTTGCTTCTTCAGCTTTGCGCTTTAATTCTGCTTCTTGTTTCTTTTCATACTCAAATGCGCCAGGACCTGAAACAAACTCCAAACGAACTACTCCGTCCTGAATGCGTTTTGTTTTTGTAATCTTGATTAGTTGTATGTCTCCGGTTTTCTTTACATGAGTTCCACCACAAGCCTCAACGTCTTGGTCTTCAATGGACACAATCCTTACAGCTTTTACTGGAACAACACCTCCCTGATAGATTCTAAATCCATATGTCTGCTCTGCAGTTCCCCTGTCGTAATAGTCAATGTTTACGTTAAGATTTTGTTTTACCATAGAGTTTGCAGCATCTTCGATTTTCTTTACTTCATCATCAGAAAGCGAAGAGTGGTGTGTGATATCTAGTCTGGCATGATCGTCTTCTTTGAAAGCTGAATGCTGCCAAATCCAAGAACCCAAAACTCTACGAGATGATGCATTTAGGATGTGAGTGCTGGTGTGGTTTTTAGTAATGTTTGAGCGTCTTGTTTCATCTACTTTGCATGAAACTGTCTCTCCTTCTTTTGGAGTTCCACCTTCTAGCTTGTGAACTATAATGTTTGCATGTTTGTCTACATCAATTACTTTGAATCCTGCAATGGTGCCATGGTCTGGCTCTTGGCCTCCTCCTCGTGCATAAAATGATGTTCTATCTAATACAACCATGTCATCAATTACCTTGAGTACCTTGGCTGAAAACTCCATTGGGTCGTCTTTGTAAAATAGCGTCTCAGTTTCAGGCAGTCCTTCTAGAGGAAGTTCTGCAACTGCCTTTTTCTTGTCTGACTGGTGCAAATCAGATAGTTTGGAGTAAAATGATGATGGAATCTCAGATATGGCATCAACTTCCTTGAGGTATTCAGGAGTGATTCCGTCTGATTCGTAAAATGTAATGAGTTCATCGACTGTTGGTGTTCCTTTCTCTTTTATCTTGTCTGCCTTTTTCTTCATGTGAACCTTGGATTCTTCATACCTTTGAGATTCCAGTTTTAGTATTGTCTTGACATCATCTCTCTTTTCATCAAGCTCAGGATACGTGTCCTTGAGATAGTCAACATGTGAATCAATCAAGTCATCAATGTCAAGTTTCAAGTTTAGTTTGGATATAGTTGCATTAATTCTGCGCAACATCATTCTCAGGTTATATCCTCCGCCAACATTTGATGGAAGTGCACCATCTGTTATTGCAAATATCAAAGTACGTAGATGATCTGCAATAAGATACATTCCTTCTAGTGGTGTGATCATCTTTTGCATCTGCTTATCTGTGATTCCAGCATTTTTTACTGCAAGACGTCTTACTTGGTTGAGATCATCGTAATGATCAATCTCCTTTGCAATCTCTGTAAAGTACTTGCGCAAAATTTCTGAATCAGAGTCAATTCCTATTGTGTTGAAGAGCTTTTGATTAATTGGACCAAAGCAACAGTCATACGCAGTTGGTGTTCCCATGGTAATCCATGCAAATCTCTCAAGTCCAGCTCCCATGTCAATTACTCGCTGGTCTAGTGTTGTGTGTTTTCCTAGTTCTCCTTGGAATTCAGTAAACACTGCGTTTCCAAGCTCCAGCCCTCTAACAAAATACTCCAGTGATGGGCCAAACGAGCCACCACCTGCCCACACATCTTCAACAAAGACCACTTCGTCTTTGTTTATTCCAAACTGCTCAGTCAGTAATCTGTAATCCAAATCAACACATTCATCTTTCCAGTATCCTCCTAAATCCGGAACACTGTGCTGTCCTATCATGCAAAAAGATGAAAAATGTCTTCCTGTTACACCGACATTCTCCAAATCCTTGAATCTCAGACATGTCTGCGGAACTACTAATGGATTTGCGGGAAACTCAAAGACAACTTTGGAGCCCATTATTCTTTGAAAATCAACAACTGATGCAATTGTAAAGTACAAGTCATCACGCCATCTGCAAACTACTGGATAGCGGCTAACCGAAGTGTGATTGTTTTTTACAAAAAACTCTTCTACCTGCTTCCATGATTGGGTGTAATCAAATCTTTTACTAGTTGGAGGATTTCCGATAAATGAATACGTGTCCAATCCGTCATCTGGACACAAGTCTCTGTCTGCATTCAGAGTCCAAAAGAATCTGCCACATTTTGCACATGACTTTCTGACAAATCCTTGTTCTTGGAACAGTTTGACGTTATAGTATTTGTCAGGATCTGCTGAAAATTCTTTTAGAATCTCTTTTTTGTCCAATGTTGATGCCTGCCATATCCCAATATTAAGAACTGTCGATTACCAACGTCTGCATATCTTAAGATTTGGTTTTAGACTAGCATGTGAACCCAAGAGATTTGTGCCCTTCTTCTATCTGCACCTGATTCACAAACTGTACACTCTGCAACAAACTCAAGTGACAAATCTTCATAATTAGTAATTGATTTTTGTTGCTCTAATGTCAAAATATTTCTTGTCAAAGTAAAACCCGTATCAATATTCAGATGTGTCCATTGTGCAATTGTTCGTGTTCCCTGGTATAATGTGACCGTAACTTTGATCTCACTTCCACCTGCAATATCTTTGCCTAAAGTATACCATATGTAATGACTGTGATCTGGAGTAACTCCTGCATATGTTGTCATATCAAAACCAATAGAGGTATTTGTACTGGGTCCTGTACCTCCCAGTCTATTTGAGCGGATATAGTCTGTATCATCTCTTTGTAACTCATCGACATCATCATACATTACAGAGTTGTTGTTTCCTCCACCGTCATTCCACCCTGCTCCGCCAATGTCTGCAGTTGGTGTAAAGTGTCTGAAATTGGCATCTTGTTTTGTTTCTAATATGTAAAGTGGCTTTATCTCACTTGCAGTACTGTTTTGATATTGTACGGAATACATTACATTGTATTGTCCTGCAGGAGCTATTTCCTTTGGTAATTTTCCTTCAAACCATCCAAATTTGTTTGTCTCTCCATTGGTTTCATATGCTGGCAACCCATGTCTGTCAAATACTTTGATTGATACATTGGCGCCACTTATCTGACCTCCATTTACATTCCATTCATTTGTTGGATTTTGTTTTTTGTCGTACAACTTTGTTGCAAACACATACTGCTGGTCTTCAAAAATACGATATGAGCCTTTTACCAAAAACAAGAGCTCAGGTAGCTTTGGTTCTGATTTTGATTCTATTGGAATTTTTTCTGGCGTGTCTTTTAGAATAATTCGTGCTACCTCTCCTATGTTTTTTAGATGATAACGTTGATCTGAATGGGCATGAACAGTAACTTCATACAAACTCCCATTTGAGATCCTTTCTAGAAACCTACCAATTACAAAAACTTTAATTTTATCATCAAAATCTTCTGCATATCCTGACATGAAAAACAACTTATCATTACTCAAAAAACTTCCTTTCCACTTATCAACAACATCGTAGTTTTTTCCTTTAAGCAATACAAAACCTTCATCAATTATCACCTGTCTGTTATTGGTTGACTCTATCTCGTAAAACTCTAGATAAACATCCTCTATTATTCCCTCTTTTCCCTCAACAAATAGAGAAAATCTTTCAGTATCATCAAAAAACAAACCTGATACAAATAGTAACGGTATCACTAGTAATGTGAAAAACAATTCTAGACCCAATACGCAACTAATACGTTATTTGGTTAAAAGCATTAAGCATGTTTTGTAGTTGCAAGGTGTTGTCTTGTTTAAAATTTCAACTCAAAGCCTGAATGCAACCATATTTTAAAATGGAATGAATTCTCAACTATTTTATGAAAGCCACATTTTTTGATGGAACGCAAATAAAGTTTGATGAAAACTATCCTGACCCAAAACCTGGTGAGTGTTTGGTTAGAATAAGTCTTGCTGGAATTTGTGGAACAGACCTTGAAATTTTAGATGGATACATGGAGTATAATGGAGTGTTGGGCCATGAGTTTGTTGGTGTGGTAGAAAAATCAGAGAACCAAGAACTGGTTGGAAAAAGAGTGGTAGGTGAGATTAATGCCGGCTGCAATAATTGCGATTACTGCAAAAAGGGACTGCAAAGACACTGTCCTAACAGAACTGTTCTGGGAATTCTAAAACGAGATGGTGCATTTGCTGAATTCTTATCTTTGCCTGAACAAAATCTGCATGTGATTCCTGATTCAATCTCTGATGAACAGGCAGTGTTTGTTGAACCACTTGCTGCAGCATTTGAAATCAAAGAACAAGTATCACTAAACCCTGATTGGAAGGTTGCAGTTGTGGGTGATGGCAGACTGGCACAGATGATATGCCAAGTCCTAAAGTTGTCTTGTCATGATGTTACATGCTTTGGCAGACACCAAAACAAACTTGCATTGCTAGAAAGATTTGAGATTCCAACTAGAATTGGAATAGATGATGCTGATAATCAGTCATGTGACTTGGTAGTAGAGGCTACTGGTAGTAACTCTGGATTCTCTGATGCCATGAAGCTTGTAAAGCCCCGAGGAACTGTGATACTAAAATCCACAATCGCATCAAGGGAGAATCTTGATTTGACACCTACTGTAGTAAATGAGATAACATTGATTGGATCTCGCTGTGGATTGTTCAAACCCGCAATTGATGCACTAGCAACTGGAATCATTTCAGTTGATTCAATGATTGATTCTACTTTTCCACTAGAAAAGTTCTCAGAGGCAATTAATCATGCAAAAAAACCTGAAACACTCAAGGTCTTTCTAAAACCCTGATTCAAATTTTGGGGATTAATTAAATACAGAATGGTATCAATAACTGTGTTGACTGAAAACCAATTGTCTGTTGAAAACATGAAAGAACGAATAACTGACATTGTGTCTATTCCTGAGATTAGATTCTGTGGATTGATTGACAGCACTGGTGAATTGGTTATGGGACGTATGGATGACAATATCATGCCATTAATGACTGACAAACAAAGAAGAAAGCTATTCCAAGAGTTGGCACACAGAGTTTCAAACAGAACTGGCTTTGATGCTGATTTTGGTAGGGTAAAGTATTCTTCTTCTAGACGGGAAAAAATAGTGATGATGAGCTTTCCACTTGGAACTCATATTATTTTGGTTATTGCAGAGCCAAGTGTGAATATTGACAGACTTGCTTGGGATGTTCTAAACAAACTAGGAAGACAATGGGCAGATTTTGATGGATTCTAATTTTTAGAAACTGTTCCTCTCTCTAAAAGATAAGAATATGCATTAACTGCTTCTTGCTTTGAAATCAAACCGTCAATATGCCATTTTGTAATGTTTTGTATCCATGAAGGACTGTTTTCATAGTCATACAGTGATGTGATTCTTAAAATTTTATCATCATACAGATTTGGATTGCCTCGTCCGTCTTGGTTGCTAGTCATAAAGTATAATCCATCAGGACCACTTGTAACATCTCTGATTCTTCCAAATTCTCCAGAAAATAATTTGCTGTGAGATACAACATTGAAACTCTCATCAAACTCTACCATGTGAATGTGCTGACCTCTAAGTGCAGCTACAAAATATTTTCCAAAAAACATTGGCATGTCTTTTTCATAGTAGAATGTAGAACCTGATGGTGCCCAAGTATCATCACCTGAATGCAAAACTGGATTTGTCAATCCATTTTTACTCTCATCTCCAATTACATCTGGCCACCCATAGTTTGCACCTTTCTGTATTAGATTAATTTCATCATGTGCAGTTCCTCGCCATCCAGAAGGGCCGTGCTCTGTTGCAACTAGATTTCCTGACTCATCCCATGCAATTCCCTGTGAATTACGATGCCCAATAGAGTATATTGCTGAACCAAATGGATTGTCCTCTGGTATTGTTCCATCTGGATTTATTCGCAATATTTTTCCTGCAACTGAATTCACATCTTGTGAGAGTTCTGGGTTTCCTGCATCGCCTGTTGTAACATACAGCATTCTGTCTGGTCCGAACTTTATTCTCCCGCCATCATGATATGGCGCACCTGGAATTCCTTCAAGTAAAACCTTGTCTTCAGTTAGTATGTTGTTTGATTCAACATATCGTACTAGTTTATTTTTGATTCCAAGTAATTCATTGTAAGTATAGTAAACATAGACGTAATGGTTCTCATCAAAGTTGGGATCCAATGCAATTCCTAACATCCCTCCTTCTCCG
This window encodes:
- a CDS encoding PQQ-dependent sugar dehydrogenase → MYNNIHNMKNIIFVMFAITLFGIANAYAEDYPELGVKVDVIADNLSVPWGIDFASDGRIFFTERTGAINVIENGQINQIMSLDVGGGEGGMLGIALDPNFDENHYVYVYYTYNELLGIKNKLVRYVESNNILTEDKVLLEGIPGAPYHDGGRIKFGPDRMLYVTTGDAGNPELSQDVNSVAGKILRINPDGTIPEDNPFGSAIYSIGHRNSQGIAWDESGNLVATEHGPSGWRGTAHDEINLIQKGANYGWPDVIGDESKNGLTNPVLHSGDDTWAPSGSTFYYEKDMPMFFGKYFVAALRGQHIHMVEFDESFNVVSHSKLFSGEFGRIRDVTSGPDGLYFMTSNQDGRGNPNLYDDKILRITSLYDYENSPSWIQNITKWHIDGLISKQEAVNAYSYLLERGTVSKN
- a CDS encoding DUF6659 family protein, which translates into the protein MVSITVLTENQLSVENMKERITDIVSIPEIRFCGLIDSTGELVMGRMDDNIMPLMTDKQRRKLFQELAHRVSNRTGFDADFGRVKYSSSRREKIVMMSFPLGTHIILVIAEPSVNIDRLAWDVLNKLGRQWADFDGF
- a CDS encoding MDR/zinc-dependent alcohol dehydrogenase-like family protein — encoded protein: MKATFFDGTQIKFDENYPDPKPGECLVRISLAGICGTDLEILDGYMEYNGVLGHEFVGVVEKSENQELVGKRVVGEINAGCNNCDYCKKGLQRHCPNRTVLGILKRDGAFAEFLSLPEQNLHVIPDSISDEQAVFVEPLAAAFEIKEQVSLNPDWKVAVVGDGRLAQMICQVLKLSCHDVTCFGRHQNKLALLERFEIPTRIGIDDADNQSCDLVVEATGSNSGFSDAMKLVKPRGTVILKSTIASRENLDLTPTVVNEITLIGSRCGLFKPAIDALATGIISVDSMIDSTFPLEKFSEAINHAKKPETLKVFLKP
- the leuS gene encoding leucine--tRNA ligase, which translates into the protein MTVNWTEIESKWRSKWQENKDFETNPNDKPKKFITVAYPYPNSPQHIGHGRTYTLADVHARFYRMKGYNVLFPMGFHYTGTPVLGMAKRIEAGEKEILDGLRNIYHVPEDAIKTFVEPIKIADYFHEEIKSGMIEMGYSIDWRREFTTIVPGYQKFIEWQITTLKESGRIIQGSHPVGWCPVDQNPVSQHDTMGDVEPKIDDKNFLIKFKFDEFIFPITTLRPETIFGITNLWVNPNTVYKKVKVDDETWIVSEQCAKKISFFEKEVTEIGEISGADIIGKYAKNHDGREIPILPADFVEPSMGTGLVMSVPAHAPKDYQALMDLKGKGHDLASKLEPIPIITTEGYGSIPAKDIVEKMGISDQSDDKLEEATKELYLKEFTDGKLNDKCGQFDGEKVQFGRDKIRAWLQENNFLEKFPVLENAPVRCRCGAECVVKILNNQWFLNYGDESWKELARNCLDEMNILPNNIKTEFVEVIDWLHERACARQQGLGTKLPWDKDWIVESLSDSVIYMAYYTISRFVNDGTATPENLTKEFFDYVLLDKGDASLAASTSKLSEDMINLMKKEFTYFYPVDSRHSGRDLVQNHLSFFVLNHVAIFEKKLWPQEIVVNGSVMMDGAKMSKSMGNIIPLRTAIRDHGADPIRLAIISSAELLQDADFNMESVSGIQSKLESLLEECSRLKKNTIGELQAEDRWILSKTQSKIAEVTEAVEKMRLREALHDILFTFETDLSWYSKRVQAKGREDVSGILHQINSVRVAMLSPFAPHVAEEMWEKLENTEPVSKSSWPEFSAEKIDATAIQAEELLKSTIDDIANILKVTKITPQKIVIYVNSDETKSKIYRKMLGIMVGGQNNMGVVMKELIADPETVDAKKMPDYVQKTIKDLHSESESIKKMKLEAESFDEKEFLKSELISIGKKEFGVDITIYSESDSDIYDPKGKARHARPFKPAILIE
- the alaS gene encoding alanine--tRNA ligase encodes the protein MDKKEILKEFSADPDKYYNVKLFQEQGFVRKSCAKCGRFFWTLNADRDLCPDDGLDTYSFIGNPPTSKRFDYTQSWKQVEEFFVKNNHTSVSRYPVVCRWRDDLYFTIASVVDFQRIMGSKVVFEFPANPLVVPQTCLRFKDLENVGVTGRHFSSFCMIGQHSVPDLGGYWKDECVDLDYRLLTEQFGINKDEVVFVEDVWAGGGSFGPSLEYFVRGLELGNAVFTEFQGELGKHTTLDQRVIDMGAGLERFAWITMGTPTAYDCCFGPINQKLFNTIGIDSDSEILRKYFTEIAKEIDHYDDLNQVRRLAVKNAGITDKQMQKMITPLEGMYLIADHLRTLIFAITDGALPSNVGGGYNLRMMLRRINATISKLNLKLDIDDLIDSHVDYLKDTYPELDEKRDDVKTILKLESQRYEESKVHMKKKADKIKEKGTPTVDELITFYESDGITPEYLKEVDAISEIPSSFYSKLSDLHQSDKKKAVAELPLEGLPETETLFYKDDPMEFSAKVLKVIDDMVVLDRTSFYARGGGQEPDHGTIAGFKVIDVDKHANIIVHKLEGGTPKEGETVSCKVDETRRSNITKNHTSTHILNASSRRVLGSWIWQHSAFKEDDHARLDITHHSSLSDDEVKKIEDAANSMVKQNLNVNIDYYDRGTAEQTYGFRIYQGGVVPVKAVRIVSIEDQDVEACGGTHVKKTGDIQLIKITKTKRIQDGVVRLEFVSGPGAFEYEKKQEAELKRKAEEAKQKEQLEKQREENKAKAREKIPVLLEKILAGESVESDGIHTKGKLCFTASPDYDDYFHQNFGKKLVGKDDSAAFCGIFEAGPTVRVMVYTGSNSGVNAGDIAREVASILGGSGGGDAKFAQGGGKDTSKKDEAIAKAKSMILG